A stretch of Bradyrhizobium diazoefficiens DNA encodes these proteins:
- a CDS encoding caspase family protein: MRNFFRLCPLLLAVVLMFGAEPAFAGKRVALVLANSAYQHAPSLANPVNDGAVMAKTLKDAGFDVVDSRHDLTALDTRRVLREFADSTRDADIAVVYYAGHGIEVEGSNYLIPVDARLERDTDVYDEALSLDRVLVAVEPAKQLRLVILDACRDNPFGRTMKRTLASRGIGRGLAQVEPTSSNTLIAYSAKAGFTAQDGDGANSPFTLALSKHLTTPGLDVRRAFGFVRDDVLKSTGNKQEPFVYGSLGGEDVPLVPVKATPATSAAPAPATNPQADMRRDYELALQVGNRPAWEAFLAQHPDGFYANLAKLQIDKIQAEQVHAAAIEKARQAEAERDRLAALGGQKDAQARAAADAKAAEQAQLVAQKAKEQAQQQAAAAEQQRVNLAAATPSAMPAGTASPAGTAVASLTPATAPVDLNRSVQTELGRVGCFSGQADGNWNAPAQRSLSLFNRYAGTKLDVKVASTDALDTVKAKQSRVCPLVCDHGFKADGDKCTKIVCGEGYALNADNECEKQRAAKPAKPATARRDDGNDHPSRQRRQSGAGVAGGSGAAAGIAAAAGASRAPSGGQLFCNSTGCRPVNRGCHLEYRGGGGPGNDANAEVCY, translated from the coding sequence ATGCGCAATTTTTTCAGGCTTTGCCCGTTGCTCCTCGCCGTGGTGCTGATGTTCGGCGCCGAGCCCGCCTTCGCCGGAAAGCGCGTCGCGCTGGTGCTTGCCAACTCGGCCTATCAGCACGCGCCCTCGCTCGCCAATCCCGTCAATGACGGTGCGGTGATGGCGAAGACGCTGAAGGATGCCGGCTTCGATGTCGTCGATTCCCGCCACGATCTGACCGCGCTCGATACGCGACGCGTGCTGCGCGAATTCGCCGATTCGACCCGCGATGCCGACATTGCCGTCGTCTACTATGCCGGCCACGGCATCGAGGTCGAGGGCTCCAACTATTTGATCCCGGTCGATGCCAGGCTCGAGCGCGACACCGACGTCTATGACGAGGCGCTCTCGCTCGATCGCGTTCTGGTCGCAGTCGAGCCGGCGAAGCAACTTCGCCTGGTGATCCTCGACGCCTGCCGCGACAATCCATTCGGCAGGACCATGAAGCGCACGCTTGCCTCGCGCGGCATCGGCCGCGGTCTCGCCCAGGTCGAGCCGACCAGCTCCAACACGCTGATTGCCTATTCGGCCAAGGCCGGCTTCACCGCACAGGACGGCGATGGCGCCAATAGCCCGTTCACGCTCGCGCTGTCGAAGCATCTGACGACGCCGGGCCTCGACGTCCGCCGCGCCTTCGGCTTCGTGCGCGACGACGTGCTCAAGTCCACCGGCAACAAGCAGGAGCCGTTCGTCTATGGTTCGCTCGGCGGCGAAGACGTGCCGCTGGTGCCGGTGAAGGCGACGCCCGCGACCTCGGCCGCGCCAGCGCCCGCGACGAATCCTCAAGCCGACATGCGCCGCGACTACGAGCTCGCGCTGCAGGTCGGCAACCGGCCGGCGTGGGAAGCCTTCCTGGCCCAACATCCGGACGGCTTCTATGCCAATCTCGCCAAGCTTCAGATCGACAAGATCCAGGCCGAGCAGGTTCATGCGGCGGCGATCGAGAAAGCGAGGCAGGCCGAGGCCGAACGCGATCGCCTCGCAGCACTTGGCGGGCAGAAGGACGCCCAAGCCAGGGCTGCGGCCGACGCAAAGGCGGCCGAGCAGGCCCAGCTAGTCGCGCAAAAGGCCAAGGAGCAGGCGCAACAGCAGGCTGCCGCCGCCGAGCAGCAGCGCGTCAATCTCGCCGCCGCGACGCCGAGCGCTATGCCGGCCGGCACCGCGAGCCCTGCGGGTACCGCTGTTGCCTCATTGACACCCGCGACGGCGCCAGTTGATCTCAATCGGTCGGTGCAGACCGAGCTCGGTCGTGTCGGTTGTTTCTCTGGACAAGCCGACGGCAACTGGAATGCGCCCGCGCAGCGGTCGCTGTCGCTGTTCAACCGCTATGCCGGCACCAAGCTCGACGTGAAGGTGGCGAGCACGGATGCGCTCGACACCGTCAAGGCCAAGCAGTCGCGCGTCTGCCCGCTGGTCTGCGATCACGGCTTCAAGGCCGACGGCGACAAGTGCACCAAGATCGTCTGCGGCGAGGGCTATGCGCTGAACGCCGACAATGAATGCGAGAAGCAGCGTGCCGCCAAGCCGGCCAAGCCCGCAACCGCCAGGCGCGACGATGGCAACGATCATCCGTCACGGCAGCGTCGTCAGTCCGGTGCTGGAGTGGCGGGCGGCTCGGGTGCCGCTGCCGGCATCGCTGCTGCCGCCGGCGCCAGCCGCGCCCCGAGTGGCGGGCAGTTGTTCTGCAACAGCACGGGCTGCCGTCCGGTCAACCGCGGCTGCCATCTCGAATATCGCGGCGGTGGCGGCCCCGGCAACGATGCCAATGCCGAGGTATGTTACTGA
- a CDS encoding GFA family protein, translated as MTGSPQPNARILAGECYCRAVRYEVADAFSYALNCHCSNCRRTTGSAFKPFAGIEYSRLRLVRGEDQRMIYGDDTTHDVHCARCGSLLYSRVREGKWAHVAMGTLVDAPSIGPTAHIFVGSKAPWHEITDNLPQYRGHVGDV; from the coding sequence ATGACGGGTTCACCACAACCGAACGCTCGTATTCTTGCCGGTGAATGCTATTGCCGCGCGGTCCGCTACGAGGTTGCGGACGCGTTTTCCTATGCGTTGAACTGCCATTGTTCGAACTGCCGCCGGACCACCGGTTCCGCCTTCAAGCCGTTCGCGGGCATCGAGTACAGCCGGCTCCGCCTCGTCAGGGGCGAGGACCAACGAATGATTTACGGGGACGATACCACCCATGACGTGCACTGCGCCCGCTGCGGCTCGCTGCTGTATTCCCGGGTCCGCGAGGGAAAATGGGCCCACGTCGCCATGGGAACCCTGGTCGATGCGCCCTCGATCGGCCCGACTGCCCATATTTTCGTTGGCTCCAAGGCGCCATGGCACGAGATCACGGACAATCTGCCGCAGTATCGGGGGCACGTCGGAGATGTCTAG
- a CDS encoding nuclear transport factor 2 family protein, giving the protein MSPNRSSIEAVVQSYFDALYEGDAEKLGEVFHPSADLRWVEKGELKILTVPDWLAWVRKRPSAKAEGKPREDFIVTIDRSDDKTAFIKVKCQLPPRFFTDYLVAMKLADGWQIVSKSYRYDLKE; this is encoded by the coding sequence ATGAGCCCAAATCGATCGAGCATCGAAGCCGTCGTGCAATCCTATTTTGACGCGCTTTACGAGGGCGACGCCGAAAAGCTCGGCGAGGTCTTCCATCCATCCGCCGATCTGCGCTGGGTGGAAAAGGGCGAGCTGAAGATCCTGACTGTACCGGACTGGCTCGCCTGGGTACGCAAGCGCCCGTCTGCCAAGGCGGAAGGCAAGCCGCGCGAGGATTTCATCGTCACAATCGACCGCTCGGACGACAAGACCGCCTTCATCAAAGTCAAATGCCAGCTGCCGCCGCGTTTTTTCACGGATTATCTGGTGGCGATGAAGCTCGCCGATGGCTGGCAGATCGTGTCGAAATCGTATCGGTATGATCTGAAGGAGTGA
- the bla gene encoding class A beta-lactamase has translation MLLDRRSLLASLCWMAASPALAADAPPELESYERESGGRIGVYAENLATGAKLTWRADERFVMCSTFKASLAACVLARVDRGEEKLAAMIPYDQTDLLEYAPVARQNLSAGAMSVADMCKASVELSDNTCANLLLARIGGPAALTAFWRSIGDTVSRLDHNEPELNRSPPGDPHDTTTPAAMAGNLKRLVTGEALSPASRAQLTEWMVGCKTGAKRLRGGLPAGWKIGDKTGNNGKDAMGDIAVVWPKPDTPILIAAYTQGGTPNAAQIEAVFARIGHMVAERLT, from the coding sequence ATGCTGCTCGACCGCCGTTCCCTGCTCGCCTCTCTCTGCTGGATGGCCGCTTCGCCCGCACTCGCCGCAGACGCACCGCCTGAGCTTGAATCCTATGAGCGCGAGAGCGGCGGGCGGATCGGGGTCTACGCGGAGAATCTTGCCACCGGCGCAAAGCTCACCTGGCGCGCTGACGAACGCTTCGTGATGTGCTCGACGTTCAAGGCCTCGCTGGCCGCCTGCGTGCTGGCGCGGGTCGATCGCGGCGAGGAGAAGCTGGCCGCCATGATCCCTTACGACCAGACCGATCTGCTGGAATACGCGCCGGTCGCCAGGCAAAACCTCTCGGCGGGCGCGATGTCCGTCGCTGACATGTGCAAGGCGAGCGTCGAGCTCAGCGACAATACCTGCGCCAATCTACTGCTGGCGCGGATCGGCGGACCCGCCGCACTCACGGCGTTCTGGCGATCGATCGGCGATACCGTTTCGCGGCTCGACCACAACGAGCCCGAGCTCAATCGCTCGCCGCCCGGCGACCCCCATGACACCACGACGCCAGCGGCGATGGCCGGCAACCTGAAGCGGCTAGTCACGGGCGAGGCGCTGTCGCCGGCCTCACGAGCCCAGCTCACCGAATGGATGGTGGGCTGCAAGACCGGCGCGAAGCGGCTGCGCGGCGGCCTGCCGGCAGGCTGGAAGATCGGCGATAAGACCGGCAACAACGGCAAGGACGCAATGGGCGATATCGCGGTCGTTTGGCCCAAACCGGATACGCCGATCCTGATCGCCGCCTACACCCAGGGTGGCACGCCGAATGCGGCGCAGATCGAGGCGGTGTTCGCGCGCATCGGACACATGGTTGCCGAGCGGCTGACGTAA
- a CDS encoding Na+/H+ antiporter has product MIAAKFQTFLILLTVLAGTAIVARRFNMAPAILLMLSGVGLAFVPGMPPVELPPELVLLMVLPPLIYSASVAMSWREFRNNLRPIVLLAVGAVIFTAAMVATATHYLIGLPWSIGFLLGAIVAPPDVVAPLAIARRLNMPRRLLVILEGEGLANDATALILYRFALAAIMVGHFSLPLAAGEFTLIVAGEIAFGIGVGWLSLRFRKWSCDPQVELTLSLITPYVSYWLPEHVGGSGVIATVACGLYVSWNGPLLISASTRLQGIFFWDLIIYLIEGLLFLLTGFQMRALYEKSKAFPLDDIMIATAVVMIIIVVARFAWLYPATYLPRMFSKSLRARDPSPPWQWPFALAFTGVRGAVSLAAALALPFTLPDGDTFPYRDLILFVAFGVIFITLIGVGLTLPPVVRWLGIAEAGCNEHVAEHEAEIAARRQALDAALKSLDALTEEREVSDEVMRLLRARHDIRVNQLPDSLDPAHHDVSAAGTALTRELIAAERKFIHDLLRDGQITDETRRRIERDLDLEEASLANREYQGAPL; this is encoded by the coding sequence ATGATCGCAGCGAAGTTTCAGACCTTTCTCATCCTGCTCACTGTCCTGGCAGGCACAGCGATCGTCGCCCGCCGCTTCAACATGGCGCCTGCCATTTTGCTGATGCTTTCCGGCGTCGGCCTCGCCTTCGTGCCTGGCATGCCGCCGGTCGAACTGCCGCCGGAACTGGTGTTGCTGATGGTGCTGCCGCCGCTGATCTACTCGGCGAGCGTCGCGATGAGCTGGCGCGAGTTCAGGAACAATTTGCGCCCGATCGTGCTGCTCGCGGTCGGCGCGGTGATCTTCACCGCGGCAATGGTGGCGACCGCCACCCACTATTTGATTGGCCTGCCCTGGAGCATCGGCTTCCTGTTGGGCGCCATTGTCGCGCCGCCCGACGTGGTGGCGCCGCTCGCGATCGCGCGCCGGCTGAACATGCCGCGCCGGCTCCTGGTCATTCTTGAGGGCGAGGGGCTCGCCAACGACGCCACCGCGCTGATCCTCTACCGCTTCGCACTCGCCGCAATCATGGTTGGGCATTTCTCGCTGCCGTTGGCGGCCGGCGAATTTACGCTCATCGTCGCCGGCGAGATCGCCTTCGGCATCGGCGTCGGCTGGCTCTCTCTGCGCTTTCGCAAATGGTCCTGCGATCCGCAGGTCGAGCTGACGCTGTCGCTGATCACGCCCTACGTGTCCTACTGGCTGCCCGAGCATGTCGGCGGCTCCGGCGTGATCGCGACCGTCGCCTGCGGCCTTTATGTGAGCTGGAACGGACCGCTGCTGATTTCGGCCTCGACGCGCCTGCAGGGCATCTTCTTCTGGGACCTCATCATCTATCTGATCGAGGGCCTGCTGTTCCTGCTCACCGGCTTCCAGATGCGCGCACTCTACGAGAAATCGAAAGCGTTCCCGCTGGACGACATCATGATCGCGACCGCCGTGGTCATGATCATCATCGTTGTCGCGCGCTTCGCCTGGCTCTACCCGGCGACCTATCTGCCGCGGATGTTCAGCAAATCGCTGCGCGCACGCGACCCGTCCCCACCCTGGCAATGGCCTTTCGCGCTCGCGTTCACCGGAGTGCGCGGCGCGGTGTCGCTGGCAGCCGCGCTGGCACTGCCGTTCACGCTGCCTGATGGCGATACCTTCCCGTATCGCGACCTGATCCTGTTCGTCGCCTTCGGCGTCATCTTCATCACGCTGATCGGCGTCGGCCTGACGCTGCCGCCGGTGGTGCGATGGCTCGGCATTGCGGAGGCCGGCTGCAACGAGCATGTCGCCGAGCACGAGGCCGAGATCGCGGCACGACGCCAGGCCCTCGACGCCGCGCTGAAATCGCTGGATGCGTTGACCGAAGAGAGAGAGGTGTCGGACGAGGTGATGCGGCTGTTGCGCGCCCGCCACGACATCCGCGTCAACCAGCTTCCGGACTCACTCGATCCCGCCCACCACGACGTCTCCGCCGCCGGCACCGCGCTGACCCGCGAGTTGATCGCAGCCGAACGCAAATTCATCCATGACCTCTTGCGCGACGGACAGATCACCGACGAGACGCGACGGCGGATCGAACGCGACCTCGATCTGGAAGAGGCGAGCTTGGCAAACCGGGAGTATCAGGGGGCGCCGCTGTAG
- a CDS encoding N-acetylmuramoyl-L-alanine amidase produces the protein MSRTRGIVTAILVLLLAPSLVPIDAGRAAPARKAAKTKPKPPAPEACEPRKFKIILDVGHTSESQGATSARNDVEFGFNLHLAKLIGERLKSAGFAATRVLVTEGKARASLLKRVGTANAAHADFVLSIHHDSVPDKLLDEWEFEGAKGHFSDRFSGYSLFVSERNPHFGASLAFARLLGKQLKEKDLQYATQYSLPLMGRYRHPLLDKDVGVYRFDGLVVLSQTRSAAVLLEAGSIINRDEEMAMNSPERQELIATAVTTAMRAFCERR, from the coding sequence TTGTCGCGAACGCGAGGCATCGTCACAGCAATCCTGGTGTTGCTCCTCGCGCCATCGCTTGTGCCGATTGATGCGGGGCGCGCCGCGCCGGCCCGCAAGGCCGCGAAGACCAAGCCGAAGCCACCGGCACCGGAGGCATGCGAGCCGCGCAAGTTCAAGATCATCCTCGATGTCGGTCACACCTCGGAATCGCAGGGAGCGACCAGCGCGCGCAACGACGTGGAGTTCGGCTTCAACCTGCATCTGGCGAAGCTCATCGGCGAGCGCTTGAAGTCGGCGGGCTTTGCCGCCACCCGGGTGCTGGTGACCGAAGGCAAGGCGCGGGCGAGCCTGCTCAAGCGCGTCGGCACCGCCAATGCTGCCCATGCCGATTTCGTCCTGTCGATCCACCACGATTCCGTGCCGGACAAGCTGCTCGATGAATGGGAATTCGAAGGCGCCAAGGGTCATTTCAGCGATCGCTTCAGCGGCTATTCACTGTTTGTGTCCGAGCGCAATCCGCACTTCGGCGCGAGCCTCGCTTTCGCGCGGCTGCTCGGCAAGCAGCTGAAGGAGAAAGACCTGCAATACGCCACCCAGTACAGCCTGCCGCTGATGGGGCGTTACCGGCATCCTTTGCTGGACAAGGACGTCGGCGTCTACCGCTTCGACGGGCTCGTCGTGCTCTCGCAGACCCGAAGCGCCGCAGTGTTGCTGGAAGCCGGCTCCATCATCAACCGCGATGAGGAGATGGCGATGAACTCGCCGGAGCGGCAGGAGCTGATTGCGACCGCCGTGACCACAGCGATGCGGGCATTTTGCGAGAGGCGGTAG
- a CDS encoding Rieske 2Fe-2S domain-containing protein, with amino-acid sequence MLRSEDNKFLTESGPGTGMGELLRRFWVPVLLSEELPEPDGEPKKITVLGEELLAFRDSRGVVGVIDQYCPHRGANLWLGRNEECGIRCVYHGWKFDTDGRCVDMPTSYPDLNAKDLIRIKSCPVREWGEMIWAYMGPADVMPELPDLEMALLPASHRYVSKKWQDCNWVQAVEGSIDTAHFTFAHLSFDKEENEILDIKKHFVNPLPRMSSDHMRWIAEDPRPVIKISPHDAGLTIAGGRLTGGDNIYWRIAQFLMPFHAYAPSAMPGENIFGQTFVPVTDTNCWIYTYAWNPERPLTQAEREAYDRGNGVISEVDDNYVPLRHKGNDYLIDRKLQKTRSYTGIKGVSEQDAAVQDSQGPIADRTREHLGPTDLGIMHFRKTVMELARALQRGEPPPQAAHQDRYAVRSGACVTSKTKDLPAVMLERFGDVAGFVGRPKVAAAE; translated from the coding sequence ATGCTGCGCTCCGAGGACAACAAATTCCTGACCGAGTCTGGCCCCGGAACGGGCATGGGCGAGCTGTTGCGCCGCTTCTGGGTTCCGGTCCTGCTTTCCGAAGAGCTGCCCGAACCCGACGGTGAGCCAAAGAAAATCACGGTCCTCGGCGAAGAGTTGCTCGCCTTCCGCGACTCACGCGGCGTCGTCGGCGTGATCGACCAATACTGCCCGCATCGCGGCGCCAATCTCTGGCTTGGGCGCAACGAGGAATGCGGCATCCGCTGCGTCTATCATGGCTGGAAGTTCGACACCGACGGCCGTTGCGTCGACATGCCGACCTCCTATCCCGATCTCAACGCCAAGGACCTCATCCGCATCAAATCCTGTCCGGTGCGCGAATGGGGCGAGATGATCTGGGCCTATATGGGCCCGGCGGACGTCATGCCCGAGCTGCCCGATCTCGAAATGGCGCTGCTGCCGGCTTCGCACCGCTATGTCAGCAAGAAATGGCAGGACTGCAACTGGGTGCAGGCGGTGGAAGGCTCGATCGACACCGCGCATTTCACCTTCGCGCATCTCTCCTTCGATAAGGAGGAGAACGAGATCCTCGACATCAAGAAGCACTTCGTGAATCCGCTTCCGCGGATGTCGAGCGATCACATGCGCTGGATCGCCGAGGACCCGCGCCCGGTGATCAAGATCAGCCCGCATGATGCCGGCCTCACCATCGCCGGTGGCCGGTTGACCGGCGGCGACAACATCTACTGGCGTATCGCGCAGTTCCTGATGCCGTTCCACGCCTATGCGCCGAGCGCGATGCCGGGCGAGAACATCTTTGGCCAGACCTTCGTGCCGGTGACGGACACCAATTGCTGGATCTACACCTATGCCTGGAATCCCGAGCGGCCGCTGACGCAGGCCGAGCGCGAGGCCTATGACCGCGGCAATGGCGTGATCTCGGAGGTCGACGACAATTACGTGCCGCTGCGCCACAAGGGCAATGACTATCTGATCGATCGCAAGCTCCAGAAGACCCGGAGCTATACCGGCATCAAGGGCGTCTCCGAGCAGGACGCCGCCGTGCAGGACAGCCAGGGCCCGATCGCCGACCGCACCCGCGAGCATCTCGGCCCGACCGATCTTGGCATCATGCATTTCCGCAAAACCGTGATGGAGCTGGCGCGCGCGCTCCAGCGGGGCGAGCCGCCGCCGCAGGCCGCGCATCAGGATCGCTACGCCGTGCGCTCCGGGGCCTGTGTCACCAGCAAGACCAAGGATCTGCCCGCAGTGATGCTGGAGCGCTTTGGCGACGTCGCAGGTTTTGTTGGCCGTCCCAAGGTCGCGGCAGCGGAGTAG
- a CDS encoding NTF2 fold immunity protein, which produces MRRYFAWGCALVLVTSSALAAESVAPRVEGTAIGSDTALEIARRAAVARYGETHIRGEEPLTARLNQRGNWVVSGTMPEEAMGGVIEVEVAGSSGKILQMVHGQ; this is translated from the coding sequence ATGAGACGTTACTTCGCATGGGGCTGTGCGCTCGTCCTCGTGACGAGCAGTGCGCTCGCGGCCGAAAGCGTCGCGCCACGCGTGGAAGGCACAGCGATAGGTTCCGACACGGCTCTCGAGATTGCACGCAGGGCGGCCGTCGCTCGCTACGGCGAAACGCACATTCGGGGGGAAGAGCCCTTGACCGCGCGGCTTAACCAGCGCGGCAACTGGGTGGTGTCAGGCACGATGCCGGAAGAGGCGATGGGCGGCGTCATAGAAGTTGAAGTGGCCGGCAGCAGCGGCAAGATCCTGCAAATGGTTCACGGCCAATAG
- a CDS encoding TauD/TfdA family dioxygenase has protein sequence MSSLAGKQGPRYRHTAEDGAPYETIAVEKLTPIIGAEISGVDIGQLVSDDARSNRQMDEIHRAFAENLVIFFRDQQITPQQHLAFGRKFGELHFHPAAPHEDEDPALMKIYADANSPRANGEGWHSDVSCDLEPPMGSILYIKQCPPRGGDTLFANMYAAYEALSDRMKAYLDGLTALHDGEPIYRGLYANYGVADRPAYPSAEHPVVRTHPVTGRKALYVNRGFTRHINGIPRDESDAMLAYLYQHAENPLFQCRFRWTENAIAFWDNRCAQHRAMWDYWPHTRSGTRVTVKGERPV, from the coding sequence ATGAGCTCACTTGCCGGCAAGCAGGGCCCGCGTTATCGCCACACAGCCGAGGACGGCGCGCCTTACGAAACCATCGCGGTCGAAAAGCTTACGCCCATCATCGGTGCGGAAATCAGCGGTGTGGACATCGGCCAACTCGTCTCCGACGACGCGCGTTCCAACCGGCAGATGGACGAGATCCATCGTGCGTTCGCCGAAAACCTCGTCATCTTCTTCCGCGACCAGCAGATCACGCCACAGCAGCATCTCGCCTTCGGCCGCAAGTTCGGTGAACTGCATTTCCATCCGGCCGCGCCGCACGAGGACGAAGACCCGGCGCTGATGAAGATCTACGCGGATGCGAACTCGCCGCGCGCCAATGGCGAGGGCTGGCACTCCGACGTGTCCTGCGACCTTGAGCCGCCGATGGGCTCGATCCTCTACATCAAGCAGTGCCCGCCGCGCGGTGGCGATACGCTGTTCGCCAACATGTACGCCGCCTATGAAGCGCTATCCGATCGCATGAAGGCCTATCTCGACGGACTCACCGCGCTGCATGACGGTGAGCCGATCTACCGCGGCCTCTACGCCAATTACGGCGTCGCAGATCGTCCGGCCTATCCGAGCGCCGAGCATCCCGTGGTCCGCACCCATCCGGTCACGGGCAGGAAGGCGCTCTACGTCAACCGCGGCTTCACCCGCCACATCAACGGCATCCCGCGCGACGAAAGCGACGCGATGCTGGCCTATCTCTACCAGCACGCTGAAAATCCGCTATTCCAGTGCCGCTTCCGCTGGACCGAGAACGCCATCGCATTCTGGGACAACCGCTGCGCCCAGCACCGCGCGATGTGGGACTACTGGCCGCATACGCGGTCTGGGACGCGGGTGACGGTGAAGGGGGAGAGGCCGGTATGA
- the ispG gene encoding flavodoxin-dependent (E)-4-hydroxy-3-methylbut-2-enyl-diphosphate synthase translates to MNKLENSIDSDIAGPAPRHQTTQVKVGNVAVGGGAPIVVQSMTNTDTADIDGTIAQVAALARAGSEMVRITVDREEAAAAVPHIRDGLAKRGITTPLIGDFHYIGHKLLAAYPACAEALAKYRINPGNVGFKDKRDTQFGDIIEIANKNDKPVRIGANWGSLDQELLTRLMDENAASANPRDVRAVTREAMVQSALLSAARAEQLGMPKDRIILSAKVSAVQDLIAVYQDLASRSDYAIHLGLTEAGMGTKGIVASSAALGILLQQGIGDTIRISLTPEPGGDRTREVQVGQELLQTMGFRTFVPLVAACPGCGRTTSTTFQELASSIQSFIRDEMPNWKSKYPGVEELNVAVMGCIVNGPGESKHANIGISLPGTGEAPAAPVFVDGKKFRTLRGPTISADFKALVIDYIDQRYGQGAKAPVTAAE, encoded by the coding sequence ATGAACAAGCTCGAAAACTCCATCGATTCCGACATCGCGGGGCCCGCGCCCCGGCACCAGACTACCCAGGTGAAGGTCGGCAATGTCGCCGTGGGCGGCGGTGCGCCGATCGTCGTACAGTCGATGACCAACACCGACACCGCCGATATCGACGGCACCATCGCCCAGGTCGCAGCGCTCGCGCGCGCCGGCTCCGAAATGGTCCGCATCACCGTGGACCGCGAGGAAGCGGCGGCCGCCGTCCCGCATATCCGCGACGGCCTCGCCAAGCGCGGCATCACCACGCCGTTGATCGGCGACTTCCACTATATCGGCCACAAGCTGCTCGCGGCCTATCCGGCCTGCGCCGAGGCGCTCGCCAAATATCGCATCAATCCCGGCAATGTCGGCTTCAAGGACAAGCGCGACACCCAGTTCGGCGACATCATCGAGATCGCGAACAAGAATGACAAGCCGGTGCGCATCGGTGCCAATTGGGGTTCGCTCGACCAGGAACTGCTCACCAGGCTGATGGACGAGAACGCGGCGTCGGCCAATCCGCGCGACGTCCGCGCGGTGACGCGTGAGGCCATGGTGCAGTCGGCGCTGCTCTCGGCCGCGCGCGCCGAACAGCTCGGCATGCCCAAGGATCGCATCATCCTGTCGGCCAAGGTTTCGGCTGTGCAGGATCTCATCGCCGTGTACCAGGATCTCGCGTCCCGCTCGGACTACGCCATCCATCTTGGCCTGACCGAGGCCGGCATGGGCACCAAGGGTATCGTGGCGTCCTCGGCTGCGCTTGGCATCCTCTTGCAGCAGGGCATCGGCGACACCATCCGCATCTCGCTGACGCCGGAGCCCGGCGGCGACCGCACTCGCGAGGTGCAGGTCGGCCAGGAACTGCTCCAGACCATGGGCTTCCGTACCTTCGTGCCGCTGGTTGCGGCCTGCCCCGGCTGCGGCCGCACCACCTCGACCACGTTCCAGGAACTGGCCAGCTCGATCCAGAGCTTCATCCGCGATGAGATGCCGAACTGGAAGTCGAAATATCCGGGGGTCGAGGAGCTCAACGTCGCGGTGATGGGCTGCATCGTCAACGGCCCCGGCGAATCCAAGCACGCCAATATCGGCATCTCGCTGCCGGGCACCGGCGAAGCGCCGGCCGCGCCCGTCTTCGTCGACGGCAAGAAGTTCCGCACCTTGCGCGGTCCGACCATCTCCGCCGATTTCAAGGCGCTGGTGATCGACTACATCGATCAGCGCTACGGCCAGGGCGCCAAGGCGCCCGTGACCGCGGCGGAGTAG